A window of the Streptomyces sp. NBC_00250 genome harbors these coding sequences:
- a CDS encoding phosphatase PAP2 family protein — MTPTPGAAGLDEHGAGDGNGEGDGGETARPPLLRELALVTTLFLVYKFGRLFANGHETRAFRNADRVWDAERAIHLPGEGTIQQLLLHGEPLIRTANTYYAAVHFPATLAFLVWLYLRRPAHYVWSRRVLALVTAAALALHLLMPLAPPRMLAASGLVDTARVYGPSAYGATPETDSMANQFAAMPSLHFGWALMVAIGLIAATRSRWRVLWLLHPLLTLIVIVGTANHYWFDALAAAAILGLALLAVRAPGRRTAPPPVPRTLGTAPLPVGALR, encoded by the coding sequence ATGACGCCCACCCCCGGCGCCGCCGGACTCGACGAACACGGGGCCGGGGACGGGAACGGCGAGGGGGACGGCGGCGAGACCGCCAGACCGCCCCTCCTGCGCGAGCTCGCGCTCGTCACCACGCTGTTCCTCGTCTACAAGTTCGGCCGGCTCTTCGCCAACGGCCACGAGACCCGCGCCTTCCGGAACGCCGACCGCGTCTGGGACGCCGAGCGCGCGATCCACCTGCCGGGCGAGGGAACGATCCAGCAGCTGCTCCTGCACGGCGAACCGCTGATCCGGACCGCGAACACGTACTACGCGGCCGTGCACTTCCCGGCCACGCTCGCCTTCCTCGTCTGGCTGTACCTGCGCCGCCCCGCCCACTACGTGTGGTCGCGCCGCGTCCTCGCGCTCGTCACCGCCGCCGCGCTCGCGCTGCACCTGCTGATGCCGCTCGCGCCGCCCCGGATGCTCGCCGCCAGCGGACTCGTCGACACCGCCCGGGTCTACGGGCCCTCGGCGTACGGGGCGACGCCGGAGACGGACTCGATGGCGAACCAGTTCGCGGCCATGCCGTCCCTGCACTTCGGCTGGGCCCTGATGGTCGCGATCGGGCTGATCGCCGCCACCCGGTCCCGCTGGCGCGTCCTGTGGCTGCTGCACCCGCTGCTCACCCTGATCGTCATCGTCGGCACCGCCAACCACTACTGGTTCGACGCGCTCGCCGCCGCCGCGATCCTCGGCCTCGCCCTGCTCGCCGTCCGCGCCCCCGGCCGCCGGACGGCGCCGCCACCCGTACCCCGCACGCTCGGTACGGCCCCTCTTCCGGTCGGAGCCCTCCGATGA
- a CDS encoding DMT family transporter yields MNPATGTVVAVLLSLVSAAGYALAAVAQSRLAAASPVQDGRGALRALLARGQWWSAVGLNAAGALAHVAALHYGPLTLVQPLGALTLVAALPLGAYAARRRVTRTEWRGALWTLAGLVGLVAVTGPTAPGEALSLRESLVVAAATALLIAALASGRHTSKGRAPRGLGHATASGIASGVASALTQTLTAALALELPGGKPTWWQTALLAVLISAFATGGLLLSQAAYRGGLAAPLAVVNLSNPAAAAVIGVALLGETFRAGAWGWLVAAGASLVAARGVVLLTKGGSPEAAPVAESVAVPLATPVESTPARGAWELQAVPSPRVPDLGARGREQEMTLNSSS; encoded by the coding sequence ATGAACCCCGCCACCGGCACCGTCGTCGCGGTGCTCCTCTCCCTCGTCTCCGCCGCCGGATACGCGCTCGCCGCCGTCGCCCAGTCCCGGCTCGCCGCCGCCTCCCCCGTCCAGGACGGGCGCGGGGCGCTGCGCGCGCTGCTGGCCCGTGGCCAGTGGTGGTCGGCGGTCGGCCTCAACGCCGCCGGAGCCCTCGCCCATGTGGCCGCCCTGCACTACGGACCGCTGACCCTGGTCCAGCCGCTCGGCGCGCTGACCCTGGTGGCGGCGCTGCCGCTCGGCGCGTACGCCGCACGGCGACGGGTGACCCGCACCGAGTGGCGCGGGGCGCTGTGGACCCTGGCCGGCCTCGTCGGCCTGGTCGCCGTGACCGGTCCCACCGCGCCGGGTGAGGCGCTGAGCCTGCGCGAGTCCCTGGTCGTCGCCGCGGCGACGGCGCTGCTCATCGCCGCGCTCGCCTCGGGCCGGCACACCTCCAAGGGGCGGGCCCCTCGCGGTCTCGGGCACGCCACGGCCTCCGGGATCGCCTCGGGCGTCGCCTCCGCGCTCACCCAGACGCTGACGGCCGCGCTCGCGCTCGAACTCCCGGGCGGCAAGCCGACCTGGTGGCAGACCGCGCTGCTCGCGGTGCTCATCTCCGCCTTCGCGACGGGTGGTCTGCTGCTCTCCCAGGCCGCCTACCGGGGCGGCCTCGCGGCGCCGCTCGCCGTGGTCAACCTCTCCAACCCGGCGGCGGCCGCGGTGATCGGCGTGGCGCTGCTCGGCGAGACGTTCCGCGCGGGCGCGTGGGGCTGGCTGGTCGCGGCCGGCGCGTCACTGGTCGCGGCGCGGGGTGTGGTGCTGCTGACGAAGGGGGGCTCCCCCGAGGCCGCTCCGGTGGCGGAGTCCGTGGCCGTGCCCCTGGCCACGCCTGTGGAGTCCACGCCCGCACGGGGAGCGTGGGAGCTCCAGGCAGTCCCGTCTCCCCGCGTCCCCGACCTCGGAGCGCGGGGTCGGGAGCAGGAGATGACCTTGAATTCGTCATCTTGA
- a CDS encoding GNAT family N-acetyltransferase, which produces MVSASSGPLSVSPATERDWALVRSWAAEEGWNPGLSDAGAFFAQDPRGFFLGRVDGEPVSAVSVVTYDDAYAFLGFYLVRPELRGLGHGLATWRAALAHAGDRSVGLDGVPSQQDNYRRSGFTTAYRTARYVGEVPAPDRPVSGVVPAGSVDPAALAAYDSACHHADRPRFLAAWLTTPGHRALVRIVDGRPTGYGVVRPAQDEARVGPLFADGPADAAALLDALAAEAREFGSARIAVDMPESNPAAARLAEERGLQPTFETARMYTGPVRPVARERVYGVTTLELG; this is translated from the coding sequence ATGGTCTCCGCCTCCTCCGGCCCGCTGTCCGTCTCCCCCGCCACGGAGCGGGACTGGGCGCTGGTGCGTTCCTGGGCGGCCGAGGAGGGATGGAATCCCGGGCTCTCGGACGCCGGGGCGTTCTTCGCGCAGGACCCCCGGGGCTTCTTCCTCGGCCGGGTCGACGGAGAGCCGGTCTCCGCCGTCTCGGTGGTCACGTACGACGACGCGTACGCGTTCCTCGGCTTCTATCTCGTACGCCCCGAGCTCCGCGGCCTCGGTCACGGTCTGGCCACCTGGCGGGCGGCGCTCGCCCATGCCGGGGACCGGTCCGTCGGGCTGGACGGGGTGCCGTCGCAGCAGGACAACTACCGGCGCTCCGGCTTCACGACGGCGTACCGCACGGCGCGTTACGTGGGCGAGGTCCCCGCGCCCGACCGCCCGGTGTCGGGTGTCGTGCCGGCCGGGTCCGTCGACCCCGCCGCCCTCGCCGCGTACGACAGCGCCTGCCATCACGCCGACCGGCCGCGCTTCCTCGCCGCCTGGCTGACCACGCCCGGCCATCGTGCGCTGGTCCGGATCGTCGACGGGCGTCCGACCGGGTACGGGGTGGTCCGCCCGGCCCAGGACGAGGCGCGGGTGGGGCCGCTGTTCGCGGACGGCCCGGCCGACGCGGCCGCGCTGCTCGACGCGCTGGCCGCGGAGGCGCGGGAGTTCGGCTCGGCGCGGATCGCGGTCGACATGCCGGAGTCGAATCCGGCGGCGGCCCGGCTGGCCGAGGAGCGGGGCCTCCAGCCGACGTTCGAGACGGCCAGGATGTACACGGGCCCGGTCCGTCCGGTGGCGCGCGAGCGCGTGTACGGCGTCACGACGCTCGAACTCGGCTGA
- a CDS encoding SPFH domain-containing protein, with protein MADITRRAGWRHLRSAPTAHIRHQRRGRLVHDGEGLSFWFRPLTAALSEVPVNDRELAMAFHARTADFQDVSVQSTVTYRIGDPAAAATRLDFSIDPDTGAWRGTPLEQIATLLTETAQQHALDVLARTALAEALVDGVAAVRDRVTAGLAAEPRLPATGIEVVAVRVVAIRPEPEVERALRTPAREQIQQEADRATYERRAVAVERERTIAENELASKIELARQEERLVEQRGTNARREAEENAAADAVRAEAEAVRKVRLARAEAEAAREVGEARAGAQSEWLRAHAEVEPATLHALAVTRAAENLPRIEHLTLSPDVLTGLLAKLGEGGARS; from the coding sequence ATGGCCGACATCACCCGGCGGGCAGGCTGGCGCCATCTGCGCTCCGCGCCCACCGCGCACATCCGCCACCAGCGCCGAGGCAGGCTCGTGCACGACGGCGAAGGCCTGAGCTTCTGGTTCCGGCCGCTCACCGCAGCGCTCTCCGAGGTACCGGTGAACGACCGCGAACTGGCCATGGCCTTCCACGCGCGTACCGCCGACTTCCAGGACGTCAGCGTCCAGTCCACCGTCACGTACCGGATCGGCGACCCGGCCGCCGCCGCCACCAGGCTCGACTTCTCCATCGACCCCGACACGGGCGCGTGGCGCGGCACTCCGCTGGAGCAGATCGCCACCCTCCTCACCGAGACCGCCCAGCAGCACGCCCTCGACGTCCTCGCCCGCACCGCGCTCGCCGAGGCGCTCGTCGACGGCGTGGCGGCGGTACGGGACCGCGTCACGGCCGGGCTCGCGGCCGAGCCCCGGCTGCCGGCCACCGGCATCGAGGTCGTCGCCGTCCGGGTGGTCGCGATCCGGCCCGAGCCCGAGGTCGAGCGCGCCCTGCGCACCCCCGCCCGCGAGCAGATCCAGCAGGAGGCCGACCGGGCGACGTACGAGCGCCGCGCGGTCGCCGTCGAACGCGAGCGCACCATCGCGGAGAACGAGCTCGCCAGCAAGATCGAGCTGGCCCGCCAGGAGGAGCGGCTCGTCGAGCAGCGCGGTACCAACGCGCGCCGCGAGGCGGAGGAGAACGCCGCAGCCGACGCCGTACGGGCCGAGGCCGAGGCCGTGCGGAAGGTCCGCCTCGCACGGGCCGAGGCGGAGGCGGCGCGCGAGGTCGGCGAGGCGCGCGCCGGGGCGCAGTCCGAGTGGCTGCGGGCGCACGCCGAGGTGGAACCGGCCACCCTGCACGCCCTCGCCGTGACCCGCGCCGCCGAGAACCTGCCCCGGATCGAGCACCTGACGCTCTCGCCGGACGTCCTGACGGGGCTGCTCGCCAAGCTGGGCGAGGGCGGGGCCCGGTCGTGA
- a CDS encoding caspase family protein has product MATGLALHVGLNSVDPARYEGWEGTLVACENDAHDMARLARTAGFESTVLLTPDGTVANVTAVLADAAARLGPGDIMLVTYSGHGGQLPDATGSDDEPDAFDETLVLYDRQFLDDEVHQAFGAFADDVRIVTFFDCCHSGSSIELPGGPEADGTARYMPEPEQRQLYARDREFYTELRRTLAEAAPRNGAGPDVLLVSACQDNQVASDGDVNGAFTEALLRVWDDGAFKGGYRDFHRAIQRRLPPTQSPNLYLTGTPDQKFLGQRPFTV; this is encoded by the coding sequence ATGGCCACCGGACTCGCCCTTCACGTCGGACTCAACAGCGTCGACCCCGCCCGCTACGAGGGCTGGGAAGGCACCCTGGTCGCCTGCGAGAACGACGCCCACGACATGGCGCGGCTCGCCCGCACCGCCGGATTCGAGAGCACCGTCCTGCTCACTCCGGACGGCACCGTCGCCAACGTCACCGCCGTGCTCGCCGACGCGGCCGCCCGGCTCGGACCCGGCGACATCATGCTCGTCACCTACTCGGGCCACGGCGGCCAGCTGCCCGACGCCACCGGTTCCGACGACGAGCCGGACGCCTTCGACGAGACCCTGGTCCTCTACGACCGTCAGTTCCTCGACGACGAGGTCCATCAGGCCTTCGGCGCCTTCGCCGACGACGTACGGATCGTCACCTTCTTCGACTGCTGCCACAGCGGCAGCAGCATCGAACTCCCCGGCGGACCGGAGGCCGACGGCACGGCCCGCTACATGCCCGAGCCCGAACAGCGGCAGCTGTACGCGCGCGACCGGGAGTTCTACACCGAGCTCCGGCGCACGCTCGCCGAGGCCGCACCCCGCAACGGAGCGGGCCCCGACGTGCTGCTCGTCTCGGCCTGCCAGGACAACCAGGTCGCCTCCGACGGCGACGTCAACGGAGCCTTCACCGAGGCCCTGCTGCGGGTGTGGGACGACGGCGCCTTCAAGGGCGGCTACCGCGACTTCCACCGGGCGATCCAGCGCAGACTGCCCCCGACCCAGAGCCCGAACCTCTACCTCACCGGCACCCCCGACCAGAAGTTCCTGGGCCAACGGCCGTTCACCGTCTGA
- a CDS encoding S8 family serine peptidase, producing MRALPSAPVEKVIVTYKSKAAEAGSNTAAKSDTAEKAAKTGEKLSFERRLAGGGALVDLGDSATKQDLTEVMDAFRADPSVASVEPDIRAYAMAVTPNDTDYAKQWDLFEPTGGMNVPAAWDKTTGSGVTVAVIDTGYAAHSDLATNVVSGYDFISTSADARDGNGRDADSKDEGDWNATAGECGAGSTASNSSWHGTHVAGTIAAVTNNTKGIAGIAYNAKIQPVRVLGKCGGSSADIADAITWASGGSVPGVPANATPAKVINLSLGGASATCPSVYQTAINGAVSRGTTVVVAAGNSNANASGFTPANCANVINVASTSREGNRSYYSNFGAIVDVAAPGGETRRSTDTPGTVTTPENGIYSTLNSGATTQSAENYKPYQGTSMAAPHIAGLAALLKSAKSTLTPAEIESAIKANARPLPGTCTGGCGTGIADSAKTVDAVTTTPPAGTVFTNATNVTVPDNTTVSSSIAVTGRTGNAPAALKVGVDIKHTWRGDLVIDLIAPDGTVRNLKASSSSDSADNVLTTYTVDASSEVANGTWKLQVRDVATGDTGYIDSWSLTF from the coding sequence ATGCGGGCGCTCCCCAGCGCCCCGGTCGAGAAGGTCATCGTCACCTACAAGAGCAAGGCCGCCGAGGCCGGCTCCAACACCGCCGCGAAGAGCGACACGGCCGAGAAGGCCGCGAAGACGGGCGAGAAGCTCTCCTTCGAGCGTCGCCTCGCCGGCGGTGGCGCCCTGGTCGACCTGGGCGACAGCGCCACCAAGCAGGACCTGACGGAGGTCATGGACGCGTTCCGCGCCGACCCGTCCGTCGCCTCCGTCGAGCCCGACATCCGCGCCTACGCGATGGCGGTCACGCCGAACGACACCGACTACGCCAAGCAGTGGGACCTCTTCGAGCCCACCGGCGGCATGAACGTTCCTGCGGCCTGGGACAAGACGACCGGCTCCGGCGTCACCGTCGCCGTCATCGACACCGGCTACGCGGCCCACTCGGACCTGGCGACCAACGTCGTCTCCGGTTACGACTTCATCTCCACCTCCGCCGACGCCCGCGACGGCAACGGCCGTGACGCGGACTCCAAGGACGAGGGCGACTGGAACGCCACCGCCGGCGAGTGCGGCGCCGGCTCCACGGCGTCCAACTCCTCCTGGCACGGCACCCACGTGGCCGGCACCATCGCCGCCGTCACGAACAACACCAAGGGCATCGCGGGCATCGCGTACAACGCGAAGATCCAGCCCGTGCGCGTGCTCGGCAAGTGCGGCGGCTCGTCCGCCGACATCGCCGACGCGATCACCTGGGCGTCCGGCGGCTCCGTGCCGGGCGTCCCGGCCAACGCCACCCCGGCCAAGGTCATCAACCTGAGCCTGGGCGGCGCCAGCGCCACCTGCCCGAGCGTCTACCAGACCGCGATCAACGGCGCCGTCTCGCGCGGTACCACCGTCGTCGTCGCCGCGGGCAACAGCAACGCCAACGCCTCCGGATTCACCCCCGCGAACTGCGCGAACGTCATCAACGTGGCGTCCACCAGCCGTGAGGGCAACCGGTCGTACTACTCCAACTTCGGCGCCATCGTGGACGTGGCCGCGCCCGGCGGCGAGACCCGTCGCTCGACCGACACGCCCGGCACCGTCACCACCCCCGAGAACGGCATCTACTCCACGCTGAACTCGGGCGCGACGACCCAGTCGGCCGAGAACTACAAGCCCTACCAGGGCACGTCGATGGCGGCGCCGCACATCGCCGGCCTCGCCGCCCTGCTCAAGTCGGCCAAGAGCACGCTCACCCCGGCCGAGATCGAGTCCGCGATCAAGGCCAACGCCCGCCCGCTGCCCGGCACCTGCACCGGCGGCTGCGGCACCGGCATCGCCGACTCCGCGAAGACCGTCGACGCCGTCACCACCACCCCGCCGGCCGGCACCGTCTTCACCAACGCGACCAATGTGACGGTCCCGGACAACACCACCGTGTCGTCCTCGATCGCCGTCACCGGCCGCACCGGCAACGCTCCCGCCGCCCTCAAGGTCGGCGTGGACATCAAGCACACCTGGCGCGGGGACCTGGTCATCGACCTGATCGCCCCCGACGGCACGGTGCGCAACCTCAAGGCGTCCTCCTCCTCGGACAGCGCCGACAACGTACTCACCACGTACACCGTCGACGCGTCGAGCGAGGTCGCCAACGGCACCTGGAAGCTTCAGGTCCGCGATGTGGCCACGGGTGACACCGGCTACATCGACTCGTGGAGCCTGACCTTCTAA
- a CDS encoding LuxR family transcriptional regulator, which yields MTTAPYAALRAAIPGGPSAPVGREELLARLERALHLRGRALLTGPAGVGKTEVALAEATRAEARGETVLWLATLPSDREIPGASAAALVASVAASATWPGLDSAPPEASAVFDELPGPQRTAVAMLCREAPLDAGGWDPIALRLGIAQILRTLTYRGPVLLVVDGVQHVDADSADLLRFALHLAPPALRVVAVETPEPYGEAGEPYREPHRPDDPHAAHLWVPSEADVLLVPPLHADEIAELLIHHRLPSRMAGRIHRASGGNPRLALAVGRSLADARTPVHHAEALTLSGRARDLARQLLGAAPLAVRETLLLAALALRPSSTLVRRAGRPNAEADLAAAERAGLVSLSEDGSLTFTAGLLPSTLVHDACWAERSAGHAALAEVVDDPVEAVRHRALATDSPDEDLAAEVATAADLARRRGNSALAAELALLAAESTPGRHGTQRIARLVDAAEEAARAARADLAMRAATDLLARDAVPSDRVRARLAVLDTAGQGLTGLDEMYVHAMEDSEGDTALRAAVQLRLAVKYVLADGDPHRSRTAAVESAALAASMGDPRTAAQALTVQARMERALGAPDAEAVLAQARALELAERPLGIRNAAQILTIRHALFDDRLTDARDELNALLPLVQRRGSVEDTIELFSTLAAVESRRGACAAALAHAGQSLALTLEAGLSPGPAWYTLALAETAGGSFARAASYARRSVQASEEEGDRVFLSRSRYALGRVQLINGDVAAALETLRRVQADERAQSTVDPSMLRWHEELAEALLAHDAGDEALALLDEVRPVAARLGRSTVLLGCDRAYALWLAAEGRTDEAAQLLTRTAEAFGRAGLPLERGRALIALARVERRRRRRSAAQSALHTAASVFERAGATPWLALASESPAGAAGENPGGGTVSEEALPALSSLTEAELRLARLVSQGASNQEAAAKLYLSVKTVEARLTRIYQKLDVRSRAQLATALRP from the coding sequence GTGACGACAGCTCCGTACGCCGCCCTGCGCGCGGCGATTCCGGGGGGACCCTCTGCTCCGGTGGGCCGCGAGGAACTCCTCGCCCGGCTCGAACGTGCCCTCCACCTCCGCGGCCGTGCCCTGCTCACCGGACCCGCCGGGGTCGGCAAGACCGAAGTCGCGCTCGCCGAGGCGACCCGCGCCGAGGCACGCGGCGAGACCGTGCTGTGGCTGGCGACCCTGCCGTCCGACCGCGAGATACCCGGGGCCTCGGCCGCCGCGCTCGTGGCCTCGGTGGCGGCGAGCGCGACCTGGCCGGGACTGGATTCGGCCCCGCCCGAGGCCTCCGCGGTCTTCGACGAACTGCCCGGCCCCCAGCGCACCGCCGTCGCCATGCTCTGCCGCGAGGCTCCGCTCGACGCGGGCGGCTGGGACCCGATCGCGCTCCGGCTCGGCATCGCGCAGATCCTGCGCACCCTGACCTACCGGGGCCCCGTCCTCCTCGTCGTCGACGGCGTGCAGCACGTCGACGCGGACAGCGCGGACCTGCTGCGCTTCGCCCTGCACCTGGCGCCGCCCGCGCTGCGGGTGGTGGCCGTCGAGACGCCGGAGCCGTACGGCGAGGCCGGCGAGCCCTACCGCGAACCCCACCGCCCCGACGACCCGCACGCCGCCCACCTCTGGGTGCCGTCCGAGGCGGACGTGCTGCTCGTGCCCCCGCTGCACGCCGACGAGATCGCCGAACTCCTCATCCACCACCGGCTCCCCTCCCGGATGGCCGGCCGCATCCACCGCGCCAGCGGCGGCAATCCGCGGCTCGCGCTCGCCGTGGGCCGCTCACTGGCCGACGCGCGGACCCCCGTGCACCACGCGGAGGCGCTGACACTCTCCGGGCGCGCCCGCGATCTCGCCCGCCAGCTCCTGGGCGCCGCGCCCCTCGCCGTACGCGAGACGCTGCTGCTCGCGGCCCTCGCGCTGCGTCCCTCGTCGACCCTGGTACGGAGGGCGGGGCGGCCCAACGCGGAGGCGGACCTCGCGGCGGCCGAGCGGGCGGGCCTCGTGTCGCTCTCCGAGGACGGCTCGCTGACGTTCACCGCCGGGCTGCTGCCCTCGACCCTGGTGCACGACGCCTGTTGGGCCGAGCGGAGCGCCGGGCACGCGGCCCTGGCGGAGGTCGTGGACGACCCCGTGGAGGCCGTACGGCACCGGGCGCTGGCCACCGACAGCCCGGACGAGGACCTCGCCGCCGAGGTCGCGACCGCCGCCGACCTGGCGCGGCGCCGCGGCAACAGCGCGCTCGCCGCCGAACTCGCCCTGCTGGCCGCCGAGTCGACACCCGGACGGCATGGAACCCAGCGGATCGCACGGCTCGTCGACGCCGCCGAGGAGGCGGCCCGCGCGGCCCGCGCCGACCTCGCCATGCGGGCCGCCACCGATCTGCTCGCCCGGGACGCGGTGCCCTCCGACCGGGTCAGGGCACGGCTCGCCGTACTCGACACGGCGGGGCAGGGGCTGACCGGGCTCGACGAGATGTACGTCCACGCCATGGAGGACTCCGAGGGGGACACCGCGCTGCGGGCGGCCGTACAGCTGCGACTGGCCGTCAAGTACGTGCTGGCGGACGGCGATCCGCACCGCTCGCGGACGGCGGCCGTCGAATCGGCCGCGCTCGCCGCCTCCATGGGGGATCCGCGGACGGCGGCGCAGGCGCTGACCGTGCAGGCGCGGATGGAGCGGGCCCTCGGCGCACCGGACGCGGAGGCGGTGCTCGCGCAGGCCCGCGCACTGGAGCTGGCCGAGCGCCCTCTCGGCATCCGCAACGCCGCACAGATCCTGACGATCCGTCACGCCTTGTTCGACGACCGGCTGACGGACGCCCGGGACGAACTGAACGCGCTCCTGCCCCTGGTCCAGCGGCGTGGTTCGGTGGAGGACACGATCGAGCTGTTCTCCACGCTGGCCGCCGTCGAGTCCCGCAGGGGCGCCTGCGCGGCCGCCCTCGCGCACGCGGGGCAGTCCCTCGCGCTCACCCTGGAGGCCGGCCTGTCCCCCGGCCCCGCCTGGTACACGCTGGCGCTCGCGGAGACGGCCGGCGGCAGCTTCGCGCGGGCGGCGAGCTATGCCCGGCGCAGCGTCCAGGCCTCGGAGGAGGAGGGCGACCGGGTCTTCCTCTCCCGCAGCCGGTACGCGCTCGGCCGTGTCCAGCTGATCAACGGGGACGTCGCCGCCGCCCTGGAGACGCTGCGGCGCGTCCAGGCCGACGAACGCGCCCAGTCGACCGTGGACCCGTCGATGCTGCGCTGGCACGAGGAGCTGGCCGAGGCGCTGCTCGCCCACGACGCGGGCGACGAGGCCCTGGCGCTCCTCGACGAGGTACGGCCGGTGGCGGCCCGGCTCGGCCGGTCCACGGTTCTGCTGGGCTGCGACCGGGCGTACGCCCTGTGGCTCGCGGCGGAGGGGCGGACGGACGAGGCGGCGCAGTTGCTCACCCGTACGGCCGAGGCGTTCGGTCGGGCCGGGCTTCCGCTCGAACGGGGACGGGCGCTGATCGCCCTGGCCCGGGTCGAGCGCCGCAGACGGCGCCGGTCGGCGGCGCAGAGCGCGCTGCACACGGCGGCCTCGGTGTTCGAGCGGGCCGGCGCGACCCCGTGGCTGGCCCTGGCGAGCGAGTCCCCGGCGGGGGCGGCGGGAGAGAACCCCGGGGGCGGCACCGTCAGCGAGGAGGCGCTGCCCGCTCTCTCCTCGCTCACGGAGGCGGAGCTGCGGCTCGCCCGCCTCGTGAGCCAGGGCGCCAGCAACCAGGAGGCGGCGGCGAAGCTGTACCTGAGCGTGAAGACGGTCGAGGCGCGGCTGACGCGGATCTACCAGAAGCTCGACGTCCGCTCGCGGGCGCAACTGGCGACGGCGCTCCGACCGTAG
- a CDS encoding DNA/RNA non-specific endonuclease, with the protein MNPSDPPPPPAPRGGRRDALADRTGYDEAFLGPVVPLPLPARESVGTVILPYTHFTVVFRPDRRLAASTAVCIEGRELQEDVARDDDWRFDPRLPEEQQAGDDVYRNNSLDRGHLVRRLDPVWGPSATALRANEDTFHFTNAAPQADVFNQGKQLWQGLENYLLDHAAAFDRKLTVLTGPVLQDSDPPYRGIQVPMRFWKVAAFLQDGALAAAAYVLDQSPDLSRDAERALAGATAGAPPPLGPFRTYQVPVSDVAEITELEFGPLPDVDVMPAVRAPEERWRRLESYEDIVLHP; encoded by the coding sequence ATGAACCCTTCCGATCCCCCGCCCCCTCCGGCCCCGCGCGGTGGCCGCCGTGACGCGCTCGCCGACCGCACCGGCTACGACGAGGCCTTCCTCGGCCCGGTCGTCCCGCTGCCGCTCCCGGCCCGGGAATCGGTCGGGACGGTGATCCTGCCGTACACCCATTTCACCGTGGTGTTCCGGCCCGACCGGCGCCTCGCGGCCTCGACGGCCGTGTGCATCGAGGGGAGGGAGCTCCAGGAGGACGTGGCCCGGGACGACGACTGGCGGTTCGACCCCCGGCTGCCCGAGGAACAGCAGGCGGGCGACGACGTCTACCGGAACAACAGCCTGGACCGCGGCCATCTCGTCCGCCGGCTCGACCCGGTCTGGGGGCCCTCGGCCACGGCGCTCCGCGCCAACGAGGACACCTTCCACTTCACCAACGCCGCGCCCCAGGCGGACGTCTTCAACCAGGGAAAACAGCTCTGGCAGGGCCTGGAGAACTACCTCCTCGACCATGCCGCCGCGTTCGACCGCAAGCTGACGGTCCTCACCGGCCCGGTGCTCCAGGACTCGGACCCGCCGTACCGGGGGATCCAGGTGCCGATGCGGTTCTGGAAGGTGGCCGCGTTCCTCCAGGACGGGGCGCTCGCCGCCGCCGCGTACGTGCTCGACCAGAGCCCCGACCTCAGCCGGGACGCGGAGCGGGCGCTCGCGGGGGCCACGGCCGGCGCTCCGCCGCCGCTCGGCCCGTTCCGTACGTACCAGGTGCCGGTCTCGGACGTCGCGGAGATCACCGAGCTGGAGTTCGGGCCGCTGCCGGACGTGGACGTGATGCCGGCGGTGCGGGCGCCCGAGGAGCGCTGGCGGCGCCTGGAGTCGTACGAGGACATCGTTCTGCATCCCTGA
- a CDS encoding TetR/AcrR family transcriptional regulator: MSTSTSASTEAATAAARRSKITPERETELYDAVLCLLREGGYDSVTMEGVAARTKCGKATLYRQWGTKPQLVTAALAQRRCTVFTGIDTGTLAGDLREAGRIAASHRERDAELMEAVAQAFIQHPDLRAALRETVIAPEIAAIDAVVARGVARGEIDADNPAIGFVAPCFLGMLRIERLFEDRFTDVSTMRTFVDAVLLPALRVEG, encoded by the coding sequence ATGTCCACGTCCACGTCCGCGTCCACAGAGGCCGCCACCGCCGCCGCCCGTCGCAGCAAGATCACGCCGGAGCGCGAGACGGAGCTCTACGACGCCGTCCTCTGCCTCCTGCGCGAGGGCGGCTACGACTCCGTGACCATGGAGGGCGTCGCGGCCCGCACCAAGTGCGGCAAGGCCACCCTCTACCGGCAGTGGGGCACCAAACCGCAGCTCGTCACCGCCGCGCTCGCCCAGCGCCGCTGCACCGTCTTCACCGGCATCGACACCGGCACCCTCGCCGGTGACCTGCGCGAGGCGGGCCGGATCGCCGCCTCCCACCGCGAACGCGACGCCGAACTCATGGAGGCCGTCGCCCAGGCCTTCATCCAGCACCCCGACCTGCGCGCCGCACTCCGCGAGACCGTCATCGCCCCCGAGATCGCGGCCATCGACGCGGTCGTGGCACGCGGCGTCGCGCGCGGCGAGATCGACGCCGACAACCCCGCGATCGGCTTCGTCGCCCCCTGCTTCCTGGGCATGCTCCGCATCGAGCGGCTCTTCGAGGACCGCTTCACGGACGTCTCGACCATGCGGACCTTCGTCGACGCCGTCCTCCTTCCGGCGCTGCGCGTCGAGGGGTGA